A single Thermaerobacter sp. FW80 DNA region contains:
- a CDS encoding LAGLIDADG family homing endonuclease, whose product MELTGIRKTVFLDRYARKGPDGKPVESSPEEMWDRVARAIAEVEEPGQREVWERRFRQALDGFKFVPGGRILAGAGTGNKVTYYNCYVIPSPEDSRKGIMENVSLMVEIMSRGGGVGVNLSTLRPRGTYVKGVNGTASGPVSWAEVYSTATGSVIQGGSRRGALMLMLDDEHPDIEEFITVKRDLTKITNANLSVCISDAFMEAVQQDLPWDLKWNGKVYKTVRARDLWELICESAWASGEPGVVFMERVNKRSNSWYCERINCVNPCFVGSTRLATAEGLKTMEELYREGRPVTVLTDLRAEDAALQVVGAGAGFPRLGTRLRPAAPVMLTRRQAEVMRLVTEHGFEVVATPDHPFLTPAGYVALKDLRPGDVLFLQSGEGAWPADPQLPDEWHRAVAARGRMRGRIERGEAAPPRTWSRELGQVLGWLTGDGYLYRDQGKPRVGFVFGCDEADVLPVIRERIRRWFGVRGAVSTRNHTTTLLYGSTVATFFESLGVRAVKAREKRVPEALWRAPREAVVGFLQGLFTSDGTVNRTDAKKSCSIRLASSSKALLQDVQLLLLNLGIVAALRERRAGGESRLPDSRRRLRRYATAPQYELILDKANRDRFLAEVGFLSPRKQEKVAAFVAGKARRSDRETYITRVVAVEPAGTADVYDTTEPVTHSLIANGLVAHNCGEQPLGPWGVCNLGAINLAAFVHDGELDLEGLRETVAVAVRFLDNVIDATEYFFPENEKAQRYGIRRIGLGTMGLADMLIKLRIRYGSEKAFEVCEQVYRLIRDEAYRTSALLAKEKGPFPLFDKEKYLQGWFIQRLPEDIRRLIAEHGIRNGFLLTQAPTGTTSLLAGVSSGIEPVFAFSFKRTDRTGTHIVYHELYKKWLEEHPDEPVPDYFVSADQLTPEEHVRMQAVIQQYVDAAISKTVNAPREHTVDQVRTLYRLAYELGCKGITYYRDGSREGVLHKLDDGGRSKQGRGFGEGKGRAAGGEGDGRSAAVATPATVAASSGTASGTAAGPGSGAAAGHAGAMRVTWGKIRPIERPSKLNGFTVRRTTPLGNLYLTLNTFNGYPFELFAQIGKAGSDVAAFTEAIARLVSLAFRAGIDPHEVVEQLRGIGGSRSVGFGPNRVLSVPDAIAQFLDDYLAGKVDRDPVDEVAAGQLTVFPTDPAQQAREAVAAARSAAGEAGDGEPEPATRESTSAGAVSGASTTERAVVRITGGNGRELSMNLCPECGSHALVHEEGCSKCLACGYSEC is encoded by the coding sequence ATGGAACTGACGGGGATCCGGAAGACCGTCTTCCTGGACCGCTACGCCCGGAAGGGTCCCGACGGGAAGCCGGTCGAGTCGTCGCCGGAGGAGATGTGGGACCGCGTGGCCCGGGCCATCGCCGAGGTGGAGGAGCCGGGCCAGCGGGAGGTCTGGGAACGACGCTTCCGTCAGGCCCTCGACGGCTTCAAGTTCGTGCCCGGTGGCCGCATCCTGGCGGGCGCGGGCACCGGCAACAAGGTCACCTATTATAACTGCTACGTGATCCCCTCGCCCGAGGACAGCCGCAAGGGGATCATGGAGAACGTCTCGCTGATGGTCGAGATCATGTCCCGCGGCGGCGGCGTGGGGGTGAACCTCTCGACCCTGCGCCCGCGCGGCACGTACGTCAAGGGCGTGAACGGCACCGCCAGCGGCCCGGTCTCCTGGGCGGAGGTCTACAGCACCGCCACCGGCAGCGTGATCCAGGGCGGCAGCCGGCGCGGCGCCCTGATGCTCATGCTGGACGACGAGCACCCCGACATCGAGGAGTTCATCACCGTCAAGCGGGACCTGACCAAGATCACCAACGCCAACCTGTCGGTGTGCATCAGCGACGCTTTCATGGAGGCGGTCCAGCAGGACCTGCCCTGGGACCTGAAGTGGAACGGCAAGGTGTACAAGACCGTCCGGGCCCGCGACCTGTGGGAGCTGATCTGCGAGTCGGCGTGGGCCTCGGGGGAGCCGGGCGTCGTCTTCATGGAGCGGGTGAACAAGCGCTCCAACAGCTGGTACTGCGAGCGCATCAACTGCGTGAACCCCTGCTTCGTGGGGTCCACGCGCCTGGCCACCGCGGAAGGGCTCAAGACCATGGAAGAGCTCTACCGGGAGGGCCGTCCCGTCACCGTCCTCACCGACCTGCGGGCGGAGGACGCCGCGCTGCAGGTGGTGGGTGCGGGCGCCGGCTTCCCGCGCCTGGGGACCCGGTTGCGTCCGGCGGCGCCGGTCATGCTCACCCGACGGCAAGCCGAAGTCATGCGGCTGGTCACGGAGCACGGCTTCGAGGTGGTGGCCACGCCGGATCATCCCTTCCTGACGCCGGCGGGCTACGTGGCGCTCAAGGACCTCCGCCCCGGCGACGTGCTGTTCCTGCAGTCCGGCGAGGGGGCCTGGCCGGCCGACCCGCAGCTGCCGGACGAATGGCACCGGGCGGTGGCCGCCCGCGGCCGCATGCGGGGGCGCATCGAGCGGGGCGAGGCCGCCCCGCCCCGAACCTGGAGCCGCGAGCTCGGCCAGGTGCTGGGCTGGCTGACGGGCGACGGTTACCTGTACCGCGATCAAGGCAAGCCCCGGGTGGGGTTCGTCTTCGGTTGCGACGAGGCCGACGTCCTGCCGGTGATCCGTGAGCGGATCCGCCGCTGGTTCGGCGTCCGCGGAGCGGTCAGCACCCGGAACCACACCACGACGCTGCTGTACGGGAGCACGGTGGCCACCTTCTTCGAGAGCCTGGGGGTCCGGGCCGTCAAGGCGCGGGAGAAGCGGGTCCCCGAGGCGTTGTGGCGCGCTCCCCGGGAGGCGGTGGTGGGTTTCCTGCAGGGGTTGTTCACCAGCGACGGCACCGTCAACCGGACCGACGCCAAGAAGTCCTGCTCGATCCGCCTGGCCAGCAGCTCGAAGGCGCTGCTGCAGGACGTGCAGTTGCTCCTCCTGAACCTGGGCATCGTGGCCGCGCTGCGGGAGCGACGGGCCGGTGGGGAGAGCCGGCTGCCCGACAGCCGCCGTCGGCTGCGGCGCTACGCCACCGCCCCGCAGTACGAGCTCATCCTGGACAAGGCCAACCGCGACCGGTTCCTCGCCGAGGTGGGGTTCCTGAGCCCGCGCAAACAGGAGAAGGTAGCGGCCTTCGTGGCCGGCAAGGCGCGGCGCTCCGACCGGGAGACCTACATCACCCGGGTGGTGGCGGTGGAACCGGCGGGCACCGCCGACGTGTACGACACCACGGAGCCGGTGACCCACTCGCTGATCGCCAACGGCCTGGTGGCTCACAACTGCGGCGAGCAGCCGCTGGGGCCCTGGGGCGTGTGCAACCTGGGCGCCATCAACCTGGCCGCGTTCGTCCACGATGGCGAACTCGACCTCGAGGGGTTGCGGGAGACGGTGGCCGTCGCCGTCCGCTTCCTGGACAACGTGATCGACGCCACGGAGTACTTCTTCCCGGAGAACGAGAAGGCGCAGCGATACGGCATCCGGCGCATCGGCCTGGGCACCATGGGCCTGGCGGACATGCTGATCAAGCTGCGCATCCGCTACGGCAGCGAGAAGGCCTTCGAGGTCTGCGAGCAGGTGTACCGGCTGATCCGCGACGAGGCCTACCGGACCTCGGCCCTGCTGGCCAAGGAGAAGGGGCCCTTCCCGCTGTTCGACAAGGAGAAGTACCTCCAGGGCTGGTTCATCCAGCGGCTGCCGGAGGACATCCGCCGGCTGATCGCCGAGCACGGCATCCGCAACGGGTTCCTGCTCACCCAGGCGCCGACGGGGACCACGAGCCTGCTGGCCGGCGTCAGCTCCGGCATCGAGCCGGTCTTCGCCTTCTCCTTCAAGCGGACGGACCGGACGGGCACCCACATCGTCTATCACGAGCTTTACAAGAAGTGGTTGGAAGAGCACCCGGACGAGCCGGTGCCCGACTACTTCGTCTCCGCCGACCAGCTGACGCCGGAGGAACACGTGCGCATGCAGGCCGTGATCCAGCAGTACGTGGACGCGGCCATCTCCAAGACGGTCAACGCGCCGCGCGAGCACACGGTCGACCAGGTCCGGACCCTCTACCGGCTGGCGTACGAGCTGGGGTGCAAGGGGATCACCTACTACCGCGACGGCAGCCGCGAGGGCGTGCTGCACAAGCTGGACGACGGCGGGAGGAGCAAGCAGGGTCGCGGCTTCGGCGAGGGCAAGGGGCGAGCCGCCGGCGGCGAGGGCGACGGCCGGTCTGCCGCGGTGGCCACGCCTGCGACGGTTGCGGCGTCGTCGGGCACCGCGTCGGGTACGGCCGCGGGACCCGGCTCCGGCGCCGCAGCCGGCCACGCGGGGGCCATGAGGGTGACGTGGGGGAAGATCCGGCCCATCGAGCGGCCCAGCAAGCTCAACGGGTTCACCGTGCGGCGCACCACGCCCCTGGGCAACCTCTACCTGACGCTGAACACCTTCAACGGCTACCCGTTCGAGCTCTTCGCCCAGATCGGCAAGGCGGGCTCCGACGTGGCCGCCTTCACCGAGGCCATCGCCCGGCTGGTGTCCCTGGCCTTCCGCGCGGGGATCGACCCCCACGAGGTGGTGGAGCAGCTACGGGGCATCGGCGGCAGCCGCTCCGTGGGCTTCGGGCCCAACCGGGTGCTGTCGGTGCCCGACGCCATCGCCCAGTTCCTCGACGACTACCTGGCGGGCAAGGTGGACCGCGACCCCGTCGACGAGGTGGCCGCCGGCCAGCTCACCGTCTTCCCCACGGATCCGGCGCAGCAGGCCCGGGAGGCGGTGGCGGCGGCCCGTTCGGCGGCGGGCGAGGCAGGGGACGGCGAGCCGGAGCCGGCGACCCGGGAGTCGACCTCGGCTGGCGCGGTGTCCGGCGCCTCCACCACGGAACGAGCGGTGGTCCGCATCACCGGCGGCAACGGCCGCGAGCTCAGCATGAACCTCTGCCCGGAGTGCGGCAGCCACGCCCTGGTGCACGAGGAGGGCTGCAGCAAGTGCCTGGCCTGCGGCTACAGCGAGTGCTGA